A region from the Stygiolobus caldivivus genome encodes:
- a CDS encoding DUF973 family protein yields MSLRKALKAKRSKKGLSGAVTALILVIASVIIALVVVGFAFGLFGALGGTPTVTQVGSGSMEGVTNTNGQLQYYQATFTLHTSGPVSIESVSLVGTSDSGVVEGSTSLTAGANTITVTFPTGNGFNPQPGTTYQISVGLSDGSTVQVAVQYTGYTVL; encoded by the coding sequence ATGTCACTCAGAAAAGCCTTAAAGGCTAAAAGGAGCAAGAAAGGTTTAAGCGGTGCAGTAACTGCTCTAATCCTCGTGATCGCCAGCGTGATCATCGCCCTAGTCGTAGTAGGTTTCGCCTTCGGTCTATTCGGTGCTTTAGGCGGCACACCTACAGTCACACAAGTAGGGAGCGGGTCCATGGAAGGCGTGACCAATACTAACGGTCAACTCCAGTATTACCAAGCTACTTTCACACTACACACTAGCGGCCCGGTCTCAATAGAGAGTGTATCCCTAGTAGGCACATCTGACAGCGGGGTTGTTGAGGGCTCCACATCACTGACAGCTGGTGCTAACACAATAACCGTGACATTCCCTACCGGAAACGGGTTTAACCCACAGCCCGGTACCACATACCAGATAAGCGTTGGGCTGAGCGATGGTTCCACAGTTCAAGTAGCGGTACAATACACGGGCTACACCGTATTGTAA
- a CDS encoding SPW repeat protein: protein MASRKLNIDRRTAIYGIVFSVASYASAAVLALSVGAYALSSFLDPLVTLTVPLILISIGLQAMNKKFSVIFLTLVNAVLYALTGLLFMVPTLVVAGVIDELVSWVVGYRGLKAVMTNTTIVGGLVGILSVVFGILMVGLYGTIPFNDLLIAYAVFTVIYFVESAVMGLISFKIGDYLIKSGVIKS, encoded by the coding sequence ATGGCAAGTAGGAAATTAAATATAGATAGGAGGACAGCCATATACGGTATAGTGTTCTCGGTAGCCTCTTACGCTTCTGCAGCGGTGCTAGCGCTGAGTGTAGGTGCATATGCATTAAGCTCCTTTTTAGACCCGTTAGTGACACTAACAGTGCCGCTTATCCTGATCTCTATTGGTCTTCAGGCTATGAACAAGAAGTTCAGCGTAATATTCCTGACATTGGTTAACGCCGTACTCTACGCGTTGACCGGGCTACTCTTTATGGTCCCAACCTTGGTAGTCGCGGGTGTAATAGATGAGTTGGTGTCATGGGTAGTGGGGTACAGGGGATTAAAGGCAGTAATGACAAACACTACTATAGTAGGTGGGCTGGTGGGGATCCTCAGTGTGGTCTTTGGTATACTTATGGTAGGGTTATACGGTACTATACCGTTTAACGATTTGCTGATAGCTTATGCAGTTTTCACGGTCATTTATTTTGTGGAGAGTGCTGTCATGGGGCTCATCTCGTTTAAGATAGGGGATTACTTAATAAAGTCCGGAGTTATTAAGTCATGA
- a CDS encoding AAA family ATPase, whose translation MDSNTTTTSSPPSPLSTYIGLLELGIQVMFFVIPLLIFLYYMRVMRVGSSQTKQLQKRMTMIPAIRWEQIYDMEEVKQRLEEVAKYVIDKRKAYGVILFGPPGTGKTSIAKALANKLRWNYFELRATDVLSKWYGESEFLVNNFFDTVEVYAPAVVMIDEIDGFTMKREGDVHEVTHRVINILLMRLQELHDNKIPVLVVGTTNLPQEIDEALLRPGRFDEVIYVPLPDEVAREEIWRGYTQGLNVDCKLLAKKSNRLSPADIKEVVEEVMIRTEREGRAPTTQDFLTVLEGYKPSVPISTVIKFENLAKKYSRHKLGERPFGVPDVKWDDLGDLEEVKKVIRESVELPIKNRDMAEKLGVKPVKGILLFGPPGTGKTSIAKALANELNASFIILSGEEISSAGPFQAGELIAEKFHIARDNAPAVVFIDEVDMIARARGENEWRTALTELLSQMDGIRENEDIVVVGATNRPWDLDPAVLRPGRFDKAVYVPPPDLQGRVSVLKVLCRRLNVDDQTLYNVARITEGYTPADLKLVVEEVKRELLKEGASTGVLRTSVTFNDFVRVLATVKPSVTPDQLRDYEEFRDKRLT comes from the coding sequence ATGGATAGTAATACGACGACTACTTCTTCACCTCCCTCACCGCTGTCGACCTATATAGGCCTACTGGAACTCGGGATACAAGTTATGTTTTTCGTAATCCCCCTCCTCATATTCCTTTACTATATGAGGGTGATGAGGGTAGGGTCGTCACAGACAAAGCAACTGCAGAAGAGGATGACGATGATACCTGCTATAAGGTGGGAACAAATATACGACATGGAGGAGGTAAAGCAGAGGTTGGAAGAAGTAGCTAAGTACGTCATAGACAAACGCAAAGCATACGGTGTAATCCTCTTCGGCCCGCCCGGGACTGGTAAGACGAGCATAGCGAAGGCGTTGGCAAATAAACTCAGGTGGAACTACTTTGAGCTCAGGGCTACGGACGTATTGAGTAAGTGGTACGGCGAGAGCGAGTTCTTAGTAAATAACTTTTTTGACACGGTAGAGGTGTATGCACCTGCAGTAGTAATGATAGACGAAATAGACGGGTTTACAATGAAGAGGGAAGGAGACGTCCACGAGGTGACCCACAGGGTGATCAACATACTACTAATGAGGCTACAGGAACTCCATGACAACAAAATACCGGTTCTCGTAGTCGGTACTACGAACCTCCCCCAAGAAATCGACGAGGCTTTACTAAGGCCCGGTAGGTTTGACGAGGTAATTTACGTCCCCTTACCGGACGAGGTCGCCAGAGAGGAGATATGGCGGGGCTACACACAAGGGCTCAATGTGGACTGTAAACTCCTCGCTAAAAAGAGCAACAGGCTGTCCCCGGCCGACATTAAGGAGGTGGTCGAAGAGGTGATGATAAGGACTGAAAGGGAGGGGAGGGCACCAACCACCCAGGACTTCCTTACGGTGCTGGAGGGTTATAAACCTTCAGTACCTATCTCTACAGTCATTAAGTTCGAAAACCTCGCTAAAAAGTACTCCAGGCACAAACTGGGGGAGAGGCCTTTCGGTGTGCCGGACGTAAAATGGGACGACTTAGGAGACCTAGAAGAGGTAAAGAAGGTGATTAGGGAGTCTGTAGAACTACCGATAAAGAACAGGGACATGGCGGAAAAACTGGGGGTCAAACCGGTGAAGGGGATCCTACTCTTCGGCCCGCCTGGGACTGGTAAGACGAGCATAGCGAAGGCACTAGCTAACGAACTTAACGCCTCTTTTATTATCCTTTCGGGCGAGGAGATATCTTCCGCCGGCCCCTTTCAAGCTGGGGAGCTGATAGCGGAGAAGTTCCACATAGCTAGGGACAATGCCCCCGCTGTGGTGTTCATAGACGAGGTCGACATGATAGCTAGGGCGAGGGGAGAGAACGAGTGGAGGACGGCCCTGACAGAGCTGTTGAGCCAAATGGACGGTATCAGGGAAAACGAGGACATTGTAGTGGTGGGGGCGACAAACAGGCCCTGGGACCTCGACCCCGCAGTCCTGAGGCCGGGGAGGTTTGACAAAGCGGTCTACGTCCCACCGCCTGACCTCCAAGGGAGGGTTAGCGTGTTGAAAGTGCTGTGCAGGAGGCTTAACGTAGACGACCAGACCCTCTATAACGTCGCCAGGATTACGGAGGGTTATACTCCTGCCGACCTAAAGCTCGTCGTAGAAGAGGTAAAGAGGGAACTCCTTAAAGAGGGGGCGTCTACCGGTGTCTTAAGGACATCAGTAACTTTCAATGACTTCGTTAGGGTCTTGGCCACAGTTAAACCTAGTGTCACCCCTGACCAGCTCAGGGACTACGAAGAGTTCAGGGATAAGAGGCTGACATGA
- a CDS encoding APC family permease yields the protein MSSQGKSEVTKNKSGLSFLDLFFISFGGQAPYISLLTFGTAMIAEVGLAGSFAMLVATVVVLFNGLVVYFLSKRYKRGGGYYVYALYSLTPRLGLNTGWTYLMYALSYGGTLLAGGAYVLYTILSEVAGNSGLMSVFQQWVIALVICVIASSLVLAGVKVSARYAMVMSIIEMVAIGALGVYFLYESGWRFYNPVPSSLSPNILDAVVLGLGIPTGYGSIAPLGEEAKSRDIGKAAIAVLLFGGLLATFFFYSLGALGFTGNLVEYLLTNFGFLVAIMLAFIALNDGTLGGMTYMLANSRTLKAMADDRVFPGILARKKNNKPLYSEIAIATLFTSVIVFLSYSLGLYNTFLILGSLAGMFNLFIHLSADFSLIRVSSKRFSKHKLEIGVGVIAVLISLFVMLYSIPGFQDYVVYAFMGWIILGFLYAEAREMVIETSEEDNK from the coding sequence ATGTCCTCACAAGGTAAATCTGAAGTTACTAAAAATAAGTCGGGCTTGTCCTTTCTTGACTTGTTCTTTATATCCTTTGGGGGTCAAGCCCCTTACATATCCTTATTGACCTTTGGGACCGCTATGATCGCTGAGGTAGGCCTTGCCGGTTCATTCGCGATGTTAGTAGCTACGGTGGTCGTCCTCTTTAACGGTCTAGTGGTATACTTCCTCTCCAAGAGGTATAAGAGGGGAGGTGGGTATTATGTGTATGCACTTTACTCACTGACCCCGAGGTTAGGGTTAAATACTGGGTGGACATACCTTATGTACGCCTTGTCTTACGGTGGGACATTACTGGCCGGTGGTGCTTATGTTCTATACACGATCCTTTCGGAAGTAGCTGGGAATAGCGGTCTAATGTCGGTCTTTCAGCAGTGGGTTATTGCGCTAGTCATTTGTGTAATTGCCTCTTCGCTAGTACTAGCCGGTGTTAAGGTCTCTGCCAGATACGCTATGGTGATGTCTATTATAGAAATGGTAGCGATAGGGGCACTCGGTGTTTATTTCTTGTATGAGTCTGGTTGGAGGTTTTATAACCCGGTCCCGTCTTCACTGAGCCCGAATATCCTTGACGCCGTAGTCCTAGGCCTAGGGATACCCACGGGGTACGGGTCTATAGCGCCTTTAGGAGAAGAGGCAAAATCTAGGGACATAGGTAAGGCGGCTATCGCTGTCCTGTTGTTCGGGGGGTTGTTGGCTACCTTCTTCTTCTATTCCTTAGGTGCATTGGGGTTTACGGGCAATTTAGTAGAATATTTACTCACCAATTTCGGTTTTTTAGTCGCTATCATGTTAGCGTTTATAGCTTTAAATGATGGTACTCTCGGGGGTATGACTTATATGCTGGCTAATTCAAGGACTCTAAAGGCTATGGCGGACGACAGGGTCTTCCCTGGGATATTAGCACGCAAGAAGAATAATAAACCGCTTTATTCTGAGATAGCGATTGCAACACTGTTTACATCTGTAATAGTTTTCCTGAGCTATTCCCTCGGCTTATATAATACGTTCTTGATACTTGGTTCATTAGCCGGGATGTTTAACTTGTTCATCCATTTATCAGCCGACTTTTCGTTGATTAGGGTCTCTTCTAAGAGGTTCTCAAAACATAAGCTAGAGATCGGTGTAGGGGTTATCGCTGTCTTGATCAGCTTGTTTGTAATGTTGTATTCAATTCCGGGTTTTCAGGATTATGTAGTGTATGCTTTTATGGGGTGGATAATATTGGGGTTCCTCTATGCTGAAGCAAGAGAGATGGTAATTGAAACTTCGGAAGAGGACAATAAGTAA
- a CDS encoding MFS transporter codes for MLSKKQILLLSLGTSLTFWDIFNVPYIENYASSQIGEVSATLILSSEMIGYFLGGMVNGYMASKLGRKFGLMSSMLLISLGSLVGLLSFNLFSLLVAELLIGLGIEGEVAVVPSYVSEMSDPKIRGRNVGITTLSGFLMTLVVTPVAVILGQGYWRLLFVPSLILALIALFFRVKLPESVLWEKKSKEELKWDKDILVFTLIWFASYFTGYALFSTPVFSLISQHGYDPSSLYFSYILYGDPLGVVIASIINDHFQRKYTSSLSNLVSAVLMVIWPFSGPLFLPIGFIIMFFQGFKFPVMYAYTAENFGTKVRTLGYGIADGIGHLGGAVGPIVYVVLQGHLGLSFSTGVVGVAALISATLLMVFGHTTNKVPLEELKG; via the coding sequence ATGCTTTCAAAAAAACAGATATTGCTCCTCTCTCTAGGGACTTCCCTGACATTTTGGGACATATTCAACGTCCCTTACATAGAAAATTATGCCTCAAGCCAAATAGGCGAAGTATCAGCTACACTTATACTCTCCTCGGAGATGATAGGCTATTTTTTAGGGGGAATGGTCAACGGTTACATGGCGTCGAAGCTCGGTAGAAAGTTCGGGTTAATGAGCTCGATGTTATTAATAAGCTTAGGTTCCTTAGTCGGGTTACTGTCGTTTAACCTCTTTTCTCTACTGGTCGCAGAGCTCTTGATCGGTCTAGGCATTGAGGGAGAAGTAGCTGTAGTACCTTCCTACGTGTCTGAGATGTCCGACCCCAAGATCAGGGGAAGAAACGTAGGTATAACGACCTTATCAGGTTTTCTCATGACCCTAGTCGTGACACCCGTAGCCGTAATTTTAGGCCAAGGGTATTGGAGGTTATTGTTTGTACCCAGCCTAATCTTAGCTCTAATAGCGTTATTTTTTAGGGTTAAGTTACCTGAGTCTGTCCTCTGGGAGAAGAAGAGTAAAGAGGAGCTAAAATGGGACAAGGACATCCTGGTCTTTACCCTGATATGGTTTGCGAGTTACTTTACCGGTTACGCTCTGTTCTCGACTCCGGTCTTCTCCCTGATATCACAGCATGGCTATGATCCTAGCAGTTTGTACTTTAGTTATATACTCTACGGAGACCCCTTAGGAGTCGTTATTGCGAGTATAATCAACGACCATTTCCAGAGGAAATACACTTCTTCACTATCTAACTTGGTATCAGCGGTATTAATGGTGATATGGCCCTTCTCTGGTCCTTTGTTCTTACCCATAGGTTTTATCATTATGTTTTTCCAAGGTTTTAAGTTCCCCGTAATGTATGCGTATACCGCAGAGAACTTCGGCACAAAAGTGAGGACCTTAGGATACGGTATTGCTGACGGGATAGGGCACTTGGGCGGTGCAGTAGGCCCTATAGTCTATGTCGTCCTCCAAGGTCATCTGGGGCTGAGCTTTTCGACCGGTGTAGTGGGTGTCGCTGCCCTCATATCAGCAACCTTATTAATGGTATTTGGACACACAACTAATAAGGTTCCCTTAGAGGAGCTTAAGGGATGA
- a CDS encoding carbonic anhydrase, giving the protein MKRVIISCMDYRLTEEVLKRADKDTVIFRNAGANVKEFLSRLKEIKPDEVVYLPHTDCAAMKLVYNVVKKGDAVSENVKDKLISVFSGQKFETLEELERLNAKLNEEMLKREVTSNVKTELVDVSKLQWPQKRAEVYFYPISARPTDKVGAYILQSSSIEDVSADIEIAKDKLGFKDIYDCSGGECKKV; this is encoded by the coding sequence ATGAAAAGGGTAATAATATCGTGTATGGACTATAGGTTGACCGAAGAAGTATTAAAAAGGGCGGATAAAGACACCGTGATATTTAGAAACGCCGGGGCTAACGTAAAGGAGTTCTTATCTAGGTTAAAGGAGATTAAGCCTGACGAAGTGGTCTACTTACCTCACACTGACTGTGCAGCGATGAAGTTGGTATATAACGTGGTGAAAAAGGGTGACGCAGTCAGCGAGAACGTAAAAGACAAGTTAATAAGCGTGTTTTCAGGCCAAAAGTTTGAGACCCTAGAGGAGCTGGAGAGGTTAAACGCTAAACTAAACGAGGAAATGCTGAAAAGGGAAGTTACGAGTAACGTAAAAACTGAGTTAGTGGACGTCAGTAAGCTACAATGGCCCCAAAAAAGGGCGGAAGTCTACTTCTACCCTATTTCTGCAAGGCCTACAGATAAGGTAGGTGCATATATCCTGCAGTCGTCTTCTATCGAAGACGTAAGTGCTGATATAGAAATAGCAAAAGACAAGCTGGGCTTCAAGGACATCTATGACTGTTCTGGCGGGGAGTGCAAAAAGGTCTAA
- a CDS encoding ABC transporter ATP-binding protein, translated as MNLIELKGVEVTYTGRAKPSLTVEQFNVKEGESVLIVGKSGSGKSTLVSVINGVIPNMITAQVKGEINVFGKDPRKTPIFEIAKNIGTVLQDPEMQVFNHKVVDEIAFGPENLMLPPEEIMNRVTESSKVAGVYELLERETQTLSGGELQRTVLASVLAMGPRALILDEPTSNIDPEGTAQIFSLIKRFRQEKRTLLIVEHKLERVLPYVDRVVLIDKGKLVFDIGKDELVDKADILSEAGVEVPDYYFHMKKHKSVQKYVYSPPPRVKGDSVVLDSSVKVWERKTGKVLVDTSLTLRRGEITALMGRNGAGKSTLLKAIMGLLDKKLASEIRLVVEGKDISKASIMERGAYIGYLPQNFDVMFIKRTVEDEVAFAMKNRGIYNRDTLNEILKMFSLYEIRREDPLMLSMGQRRRVAMASVIASGAKILLMDEPTSGQDWYHREMLGKEVIHLRDKGFSFLIVTHDSRFVDKFCDRVLVMDKGKIVAEGVPEEVFFKEGLGIHPPTEYLVMKYGTLEFSI; from the coding sequence ATGAACCTCATTGAACTTAAGGGCGTTGAGGTGACGTATACTGGTAGGGCTAAGCCTTCATTAACAGTAGAACAGTTCAACGTAAAAGAAGGGGAATCAGTACTTATTGTAGGTAAGTCGGGGTCAGGGAAGTCGACATTAGTAAGTGTAATAAACGGCGTTATCCCCAATATGATTACGGCACAAGTTAAAGGGGAAATTAACGTATTCGGCAAAGACCCCAGAAAGACTCCTATTTTCGAAATAGCCAAGAATATAGGTACGGTATTACAAGACCCCGAAATGCAGGTCTTCAACCACAAAGTCGTAGACGAAATAGCCTTTGGACCTGAAAACTTAATGTTACCGCCTGAAGAGATTATGAACAGGGTTACCGAGTCTTCAAAGGTCGCAGGGGTTTATGAACTTTTGGAGAGGGAGACCCAGACTTTGTCTGGGGGTGAGCTGCAGAGGACAGTCCTCGCATCGGTCTTAGCGATGGGGCCGAGGGCTTTGATACTGGACGAACCGACTTCCAACATAGACCCAGAAGGCACTGCACAGATTTTTTCACTGATCAAGAGGTTCAGGCAAGAAAAAAGGACCTTGTTAATTGTAGAGCACAAGTTAGAGAGGGTCTTACCTTACGTTGACCGTGTGGTCTTAATTGATAAGGGTAAGTTAGTTTTTGACATCGGTAAGGACGAATTAGTGGACAAGGCTGACATATTGAGCGAAGCCGGGGTAGAAGTGCCTGATTATTATTTTCACATGAAGAAACACAAGTCAGTCCAAAAGTACGTGTATTCACCGCCTCCTAGGGTAAAAGGGGACTCTGTAGTCCTAGACTCGAGCGTTAAGGTCTGGGAGAGGAAGACCGGGAAGGTCCTAGTTGACACTTCTTTGACTTTAAGGAGGGGGGAAATAACAGCCCTGATGGGGAGGAACGGTGCCGGGAAGTCCACCCTCCTTAAGGCAATAATGGGCCTCTTGGATAAGAAGTTAGCGTCTGAGATAAGGCTAGTCGTAGAAGGGAAAGACATAAGTAAAGCCAGCATTATGGAGAGGGGGGCATATATAGGTTATCTCCCCCAAAACTTCGACGTTATGTTCATAAAGAGGACTGTGGAGGACGAAGTAGCATTTGCGATGAAAAATAGGGGCATATATAATAGGGACACGTTAAACGAGATCTTAAAGATGTTTTCTCTGTACGAAATCAGGCGCGAAGACCCGTTAATGCTATCGATGGGGCAAAGGAGGAGGGTCGCAATGGCCTCGGTTATAGCATCTGGAGCAAAGATCTTATTAATGGACGAGCCCACGAGCGGGCAGGACTGGTACCACAGGGAGATGCTGGGTAAGGAAGTCATACACCTGAGAGATAAGGGCTTCTCTTTCCTAATAGTGACCCACGACTCAAGGTTTGTAGACAAGTTCTGTGACAGAGTCCTAGTCATGGACAAAGGTAAGATAGTCGCGGAGGGAGTGCCAGAAGAAGTCTTCTTCAAGGAGGGACTTGGTATCCACCCGCCAACAGAGTACTTGGTGATGAAATATGGTACCTTGGAGTTTTCTATATGA
- a CDS encoding energy-coupling factor transporter transmembrane component T family protein, giving the protein MVPWSFLYEDPLTQNIISWFLFFYGVALPIVIIIGVIGLKGFIEITRFEKGDTFLYKLNPVTKLVFGVIVMVVASTTIWWIGAILTLAILPLYLTLNNGVKKFLYVVLLVFSTIVGTAWAAAPYTPPSVLQLVFPDTSAYQTVWVWPSYFSFMGYEPTLTLQALIYGLQISFRVTATLVSALLLILTTTTSDIFRMFTKMKIPLPLTFSIMVGVRTVPKIFEILDTSVKMQLLRGLSYNKPRVFRVGYYFYAGLMAIVPAIVYLFRGAKTLAISADTRGFRAYPSRTSLVNLGFSRLDYIMFGIVLALIILDVLANMYGFGRTIPYEGL; this is encoded by the coding sequence ATGGTACCTTGGAGTTTTCTATATGAAGACCCATTAACTCAGAACATAATAAGCTGGTTCTTATTCTTCTACGGGGTAGCCTTACCTATAGTTATTATTATAGGTGTAATAGGGCTAAAAGGGTTTATAGAGATTACGAGGTTTGAAAAAGGAGACACGTTCTTATATAAGTTAAACCCGGTGACAAAGCTCGTTTTCGGAGTTATCGTTATGGTCGTGGCTTCGACTACCATCTGGTGGATAGGTGCTATTTTAACGTTAGCTATTTTACCGCTTTATTTGACGTTAAATAACGGGGTAAAGAAGTTCTTATACGTCGTACTCTTAGTCTTCTCCACAATTGTAGGTACTGCTTGGGCTGCAGCCCCTTATACGCCACCTTCTGTATTACAGCTCGTCTTCCCCGATACTTCGGCTTACCAGACAGTATGGGTATGGCCCAGCTATTTTTCCTTCATGGGTTATGAACCTACCTTAACTCTCCAAGCACTGATATACGGCCTTCAGATCTCCTTTAGGGTGACAGCTACTTTAGTGTCCGCACTACTCTTAATACTTACCACTACGACTTCGGATATTTTCAGGATGTTTACTAAGATGAAGATCCCTTTACCTCTGACTTTTTCAATAATGGTAGGAGTGAGGACGGTACCCAAGATATTTGAGATCTTAGATACGTCGGTTAAGATGCAGTTACTAAGGGGGCTGAGCTATAACAAGCCTAGGGTCTTCAGGGTCGGTTACTACTTTTATGCGGGGTTAATGGCTATAGTGCCCGCGATAGTGTACTTATTTAGGGGCGCTAAGACCCTTGCTATATCTGCAGACACCAGGGGTTTCAGGGCATACCCAAGTAGGACTTCTTTGGTGAATTTAGGGTTTAGCAGGCTAGATTATATAATGTTCGGGATAGTCCTTGCGTTAATTATATTGGACGTCTTAGCTAATATGTACGGTTTTGGAAGGACTATACCCTATGAAGGGTTGTAA
- a CDS encoding alkaline phosphatase family protein, translating into MNRIVMLLVFITLILVSPLTSSTTPTATPIKHVIIIIEENHSFDNLFGTYPFGWPPIINNITLSVMWPEGLYTNYTQLEQSKDGVLDYITVPNVPWFPFAGASHPYYANAWDTVDPYEGWSSYHGDYWFGKPVGFVYYSGPQSMAYFSYQQVGILWDYAEEYVLADNYYAPVLGLTEPNRVAYLTGAPPNFYSDSASDVVPLNQTIFYQLTTYGVSWDYFVYNYQGGIPWPLNAFSGIRAYQSHIQGLDQFFSDLRDGNLPSVSWVMLIGCNADYYDMHPPYNVTEGAVELNTIINEVMKSPYWNSSVIFITFDEGGGYYDQVTPPAINSMGLGQRIPLLIISPYAKEAWVDNYTLSGYTLLGFIDYNWHLPWFTKWVEDSDVEGLLQAFNFSANPRPPIILTPNNWTYPIPLQYPVHYGYIAKVSQGKSYAQVYPAPAVSFLFPMTFAGFALIVASFFVKSKRKALLNISVILMLLVTGIALYYNSSFVMYSFVVHYYTYSGLIGFLVAGALRLKFDNKVRAGGYR; encoded by the coding sequence ATAAATAGAATCGTTATGTTACTAGTTTTTATAACCTTAATTTTAGTCTCTCCCTTGACTTCGTCCACTACTCCTACAGCTACTCCCATTAAACACGTCATTATCATAATTGAGGAAAACCACTCTTTTGATAACCTCTTCGGTACCTACCCCTTCGGATGGCCGCCTATAATAAATAACATAACCCTCTCGGTTATGTGGCCTGAAGGGCTATATACCAATTATACTCAACTTGAACAATCGAAAGACGGTGTACTCGACTACATAACCGTGCCCAACGTCCCTTGGTTCCCCTTTGCAGGAGCCTCTCACCCCTATTACGCTAATGCGTGGGATACCGTAGACCCTTACGAAGGTTGGTCTTCCTATCACGGGGACTACTGGTTCGGGAAGCCGGTAGGGTTTGTATACTACTCAGGCCCCCAGTCCATGGCTTATTTCTCTTATCAACAGGTCGGGATATTGTGGGACTATGCTGAGGAATACGTACTAGCAGATAACTATTATGCACCGGTTCTCGGGCTCACTGAGCCTAATAGAGTCGCGTATCTGACCGGTGCACCTCCTAACTTCTACTCAGATAGTGCGTCTGACGTAGTGCCTTTGAACCAGACGATATTTTATCAGCTCACTACGTACGGTGTTTCGTGGGACTATTTCGTCTATAATTACCAAGGCGGTATCCCGTGGCCCCTGAACGCGTTTTCCGGGATCCGTGCTTATCAGTCTCATATTCAAGGGCTAGACCAGTTTTTCAGTGACCTCAGAGACGGGAACCTCCCATCAGTAAGCTGGGTTATGTTAATAGGGTGTAACGCGGACTACTACGACATGCACCCACCGTACAACGTAACAGAAGGTGCTGTCGAACTCAACACCATTATTAATGAGGTGATGAAGAGTCCTTATTGGAATTCCTCAGTTATATTCATAACTTTTGATGAGGGCGGAGGTTATTACGACCAAGTGACTCCTCCTGCGATTAACTCCATGGGTTTAGGGCAGAGAATACCGTTACTTATTATCTCGCCTTATGCAAAAGAGGCGTGGGTAGACAATTACACGCTCTCCGGGTATACCCTTTTAGGGTTTATTGATTATAACTGGCACCTCCCGTGGTTTACTAAATGGGTAGAGGACAGCGACGTAGAGGGGCTATTACAGGCGTTTAATTTCTCGGCAAACCCCAGACCGCCTATAATACTTACTCCTAATAACTGGACTTACCCTATCCCATTACAGTACCCAGTTCACTACGGATATATTGCAAAAGTCTCCCAAGGGAAGTCTTATGCTCAGGTCTATCCTGCCCCTGCGGTGTCGTTCTTGTTCCCGATGACGTTTGCCGGGTTTGCTTTGATCGTGGCTTCGTTTTTCGTTAAATCTAAGAGAAAAGCGTTGTTGAACATCTCGGTCATCTTAATGCTGTTAGTCACTGGTATTGCACTATATTATAACTCGTCTTTTGTAATGTATTCTTTCGTAGTACATTACTATACATATTCCGGGCTGATAGGGTTCTTAGTGGCCGGTGCACTGAGATTAAAGTTTGATAACAAGGTGAGAGCGGGTGGATATAGGTGA
- a CDS encoding class II glutamine amidotransferase, producing the protein MLAYRGEDKGELESLFSCLVRSAKKDPITGDVHGDGWGIVAYTDAGTLVHYRSALPIFEDNNANKVLELLEGKMWVIVHARLATDKSLVDAKFSHPYLETTPGELIYVAHNGSVDKEGLGKYLGIDAKYMVDSELIGKFIVKEGLDQLSLDKLKGFTRSALNVFILRVPRNSREPKLYYLNFYRQEYIEKRGIPAEYYKLYKKNNAVFSSSLAYFCGKDIQVEVGKFDEI; encoded by the coding sequence ATGCTAGCGTATAGGGGAGAAGATAAAGGTGAATTAGAGTCATTGTTTTCGTGTCTTGTCAGGTCAGCAAAGAAGGACCCAATAACCGGGGACGTCCACGGTGATGGCTGGGGGATAGTAGCATATACTGACGCAGGTACTCTTGTTCACTATAGGAGTGCCCTCCCTATCTTTGAAGACAATAACGCGAATAAAGTCTTGGAGTTACTGGAAGGTAAAATGTGGGTAATCGTCCATGCAAGGTTAGCTACTGACAAAAGTTTAGTAGACGCTAAATTTTCCCACCCTTATCTGGAGACTACTCCTGGCGAGTTAATTTACGTAGCACATAACGGAAGTGTAGATAAAGAGGGTTTGGGAAAATATTTGGGAATTGATGCTAAGTACATGGTAGATTCAGAGTTGATCGGAAAATTTATAGTTAAAGAAGGGTTGGATCAGCTATCATTAGATAAGTTGAAAGGCTTTACCAGAAGCGCCCTTAACGTATTTATCTTAAGGGTTCCTAGGAATTCGAGAGAGCCTAAGTTGTATTATTTAAATTTCTATAGGCAGGAGTATATAGAAAAGAGAGGGATACCCGCAGAATATTATAAATTATACAAGAAGAATAATGCAGTTTTTTCTTCCTCATTAGCTTATTTCTGTGGAAAAGACATTCAGGTAGAAGTAGGAAAGTTCGACGAAATATAA